In one Drosophila albomicans strain 15112-1751.03 chromosome X, ASM965048v2, whole genome shotgun sequence genomic region, the following are encoded:
- the LOC117569145 gene encoding protein transport protein Sec61 gamma-2 subunit, which produces MDKVVKFAEPGRLFAKDSIRLVKRCTKPDRKEFQKIAIATAIGFCIMGFIGFFVKLIHIPINNIIVGS; this is translated from the coding sequence ATGGACAAAGTTGTTAAATTCGCTGAACCTGGTCGCCTGTTTGCCAAGGATTCGATTCGTCTGGTCAAACGTTGCACAAAGCCAGACCGCAAGGAGTTCCAAAAGATTGCTATTGCCACGGCGATTGGTTTCTGCATCATGGGCTTCATTGGATTCTTCGTCAAGCTGATACACATTCccatcaacaacatcattgTGGGATCGTAA
- the LOC117568701 gene encoding signal recognition particle receptor subunit alpha homolog has protein sequence MLDFVVVFTKGGVVLWNSNESGQNYSSCINSLIRGVILEERNTESKYFEEDHLAVQFKLDNELDLVYAAVFQKVIKLNYLDNFLSEMQLAFKEKFSEIALGNDYDFEQEFRSVLSAAEEASAKQGKAPKAMRSYNESQKSKKTVASMIEDPKKSSSSATTAASEKRVNIQESPPSSTAGSPRSNEDIIQENRRKLREKLTPTKKAAQESRASKAQQSTQSEKAGKKPRVWDLGGNSKDAVLLDRSKDAPEDQVQVPSIHNELVGTMQGQIPDLDEQSDSPSDESDVDDYEEQQQQRRQAAPTQRKPKSSSGLLSYFKGIVGAKTMTRQELQPALEKMRDHLISKNVASEIAAKLCDSVATSLEGKQLGTFDSIASQVRDALTQSLVRILSPKRRIDIIRDALESKRNGRPYTIIFCGVNGVGKSTNLAKICFWLIENDFNVLIAACDTFRAGAVEQLRTHTRHLNALHPPAKHQNRQMVQLYEKGYGKDAAGIAMEAIKFAHDTKVDVVLVDTAGRMQDNEPLMRSLSKLIKVNNPDLVLFVGEALVGNEAVDQLVKFNQSLADYSSHENPHIIDGIVLTKFDTIDDKVGAAISMTYITGQPIVFVGTGQTYADLKAINVNAVVSSLMK, from the exons ATGTTGGACTTTGTGGTGGTCTTCACGAAAGGCGGTGTCGTGCTGTGGAACTCAAATGAGTCCGGGCAGAATTACTCGTCGTGCATTAACAGCCTGATACGTGGCGTCATCTTGGAG GAACGTAATACAGAGTCCAAGTACTTTGAGGAGGATCATCTGGCCGTGCAATTTAAGCTGGACAATGAGCTCGATTTGGTTTACGCGGCCGTTTTCCAAAAGGTCATCAAACTCAACTATTTGGACAACTTTCTTTCAGAGATGCAGCTGGCGTTCAAAGAGAAATTCTCCGAGATTGCACTAGGCAACGACTATGACTTTGAGCAGGAATTTCGCAGCGTGCTGAGTGCGGCCGAAGAGGCCTCAGCCAAGCAGGGCAAAGCACCCAAAGCGATGCGCTCCTACAACGAATCCCAAAAGTCCAAGAAAACAGTTGCCTCCATGATAGAGGACCCCAagaagtcgtcgtcgtcggcgacGACAGCGGCGAGCGAGAAGCGCGTCAACATACAGGAAAGTCCgccatcatcaacagcaggcTCACCGCGCAGCAACGAAGACATTATCCAGGAGAATCGTCGCAAGCTGCGCGAGAAACTCACGCCCACCAAGAAGGCGGCGCAAGAGTCGCGTGCGAGCAAAGCACAGCAGTCGACGCAGAGCGAGAAGGCGGGCAAAAAGCCGCGTGTTTGGGATCTGGGCGGTAATTCCAAGGACGCAGTGCTGCTTGATCGCTCCAAGGATGCGCCCGAGGATCAAGTGCAAGTGCCAAGCATCCACAATGAG CTGGTGGGCACGATGCAGGGTCAAATCCCCGATCTGGATGAGCAGAGCGATTCGCCAAGCGATGAAAGCGATGTTGATGACTacgaggagcagcagcaacagcgtcgTCAGGCGGCGCCAACGCAACGCAAGCCCAAAAGTTCCTCGGGTCTGCTTTCCTACTTCAAGGGAATTGTGGGTGCCAAGACGATGACACGACAGGAATTGCAGCCGGCGCTGGAGAAGATGCGCGATCATCTTATCTCAAAGAATGTGGCCTCAGAGATTGCGGCGAAACTGTGCGACTCGGTGGCCACCTCGCTGGAGGGCAAACAGTTGGGCACCTTCGATAGCATTGCCAGCCAGGTGCGCGACGCTTTGACGCAATCGTTGGTGCGCATTTTGTCACCTAAGCGACGCATTGACATCATTCGCGATGCGTTGGAATCGAAGCGCAACGGACGCCCCTATACGATCATCTTTTGTGGCGTCAATGGTGTGGGCAAGTCAACGAATCTGGCCAAGATTTGCTTCTGGCTCATCGAGAACGATTTCAATGTCCTGATCGCCGCCTGCGACACATTCCGTGCCGGTGCCGTGGAACAATTGCGCACGCATACGCGACACTTGAATGCCTTGCATCCGCCTGCGAAGCATCAGAATCGTCAGATGGTCCAGCTGTATGAGAAGGGCTATGGCAAGGATGCCGCTGGCATTGCGATGGAAGCGATTAAGTTTGCCCACGACACCAAGGTCGATGTGGTTCTGGTTGACACAGCGGGACGCATGCAGGACAACGAGCCGCTGATGCGTTCGCTCTCAAAGTTGATCAAGGTCAACAATCCGGATCTGGTGCTGTTTGTCGGCGAGGCTTTGGTGGGCAATGAGGCTGTCGATCAGCTGGTCAAGTTCAATCAATCGCTGGCGGATTATTCATCGCATGAGAATCCCCACATCATCGATGGCATCGTCCTCACCAAATTCGATACGATCGATGATAAAGTTGGCGCCGCCATCTCCATGACTTACATCACCGGGCAGCCAATTGTGTTTGTGGGCACCGGACAAACGTATGCGGACCTCAAGGCCATCAATGTGAATGCCGTCGTCAGTTCGCTAATGAAGTAA
- the LOC117568855 gene encoding 26S proteasome regulatory subunit 6B yields the protein MDMLLAAERDDLELKPKDAHSSLDELDMDDLYVRYKKLQKTLEFIEVQEEYIKDEQRNLKKEYLHAQEEVKRIQSVPLVIGQFLEAVDQNTGIVGSTTGSNYYVRILSTIDRELLKPSASVALHKHSNALVDVLPPEADSSISMLQPDEKPDVSYADIGGMDMQKQEIREAVELPLTHFELYKQIGIDPPRGVLMYGPPGCGKTMLAKAVAHHTTASFIRVVGSEFVQKYLGEGPRMVRDVFRLAKENAPAIIFIDEIDAIATKRFDAQTGADREVQRILLELLNQMDGFDQTTNVKVIMATNRADTLDPALLRPGRLDRKIEFPLPDRRQKRLVFSTITSKMNLSEDVDLEEFVARPDKISGADINAICQEAGMHAVRENRYIVLAKDFEKGYKNNIKKDEQEHEFYK from the exons atggACATGCTGCTGGCAGCCGAAAGG gaTGATTTGGAACTGAAGCCAAAAGATGCGCACAGCTCGCTGGATGAACTGGACATGGATGATTTGTATGTGCGATACAAG aaattgcaaaaaacaCTCGAGTTCATTGAGGTGCAAGAAGAGTACATCAAGGATGAGCAGCGCAATCTGAAAAAGGAGTATTTACATGCACAAGAGGAGGTGAAACGTATACAGTCTGTGCCCTTGGTGATTGGCCAGTTCCTCGAGGCTGTCGATCAGAACACTGGCATTGTTGGTTCCACCACCGGCTCCAATTACTATGTGCGCATCTTGTCCACTATTGATCGTGAGCTGCTGAAGCCATCAGCATCGGTGGCACTGCACAAGCATAGCAATGCCTTGGTCGATGTCCTGCCCCCAGAGGCAGATAGCTCCATTTCCATGCTACAGCCGGATGAGAAGCCCGATGTCAGTTATGCCGACATTGGTGGCATGGACATGCAAAAGCAGGAGATACGCGAGGCTGTTGAGCTGCCTCTGACCCACTTCGAGCTGTACAAACAGATTGGTATTGATCCTCCGCGCGGTGTGTTGATGTATGGTCCTCCCGGTTGCGGTAAAACGATGTTGGCCAAGGCTGTGGCACATCACACAACGGCATCCTTTATACGCGTCGTGGGATCCGAGTTTGTGCAGAAATATTTGGGCGAGGGACCACGCATGGTGCGTGATGTGTTCCGCCTGGCTAAGGAGAATGCGCCAGCGATCATATTCATCGATGAAATTGATGCCATTGCCACGAAACGTTTCGATGCTCAAACTGGCGCCGATCGTGAAGTGCAGCGCATTTTGCTGGAGCTGCTCAATCAAATGGATGGCTTCGATCAAACGACCAATGTGAAGGTCATCATGGCCACCAATCGTGCCGACACTTTGGATCCCGCTCTCCTGCGTCCCGGTCGCTTGGATCGTAAAATTGAATTCCCACTGCCCGATCGCAGACAGAAACGTCTTGTGTTCTCGACCATCACATCGAAGATGAACCTCAGCGAGGATGTTGATTTGGAGGAGTTTGTGGCGCGACCCGATAAGATTTCGGGTGCGGATATCAATGCCATTTGCCAGGAGGCGGGCATGCATGCAGTGCGTGAGAATCGTTACATTGTCCTGGCCAAGGACTTTGAGAAGGGCTACAAGAACAACATCAAGAAGGACGAACAGGAGCACGAGTTCTACAAATAG